The genomic region AGGTTTCCTTCCGATTAAAGGTTGGTGAGCTCATTGACTCAAATATCATGCAACTCCTTCCTATTGATTTTGCCAGAGAGTTTGTGGATGAATTATTAAATGGTCATGCAGATGAGCAGACGCAAACTGAAAAACCGGTTCAGGAAGATATGACAATGAATGTGCAGAAAGATTTTGATTCTGTTAAGGAACCAGTGTCTTCTGCGACCAATCATTCATATAGTCAGGAGCAAATTCCGGCAAGTCATACAAATCAACAGCATTTTGGTTCAGAACGTCCTGTTGCTGAGCCAAACATACAATCAGCAGCTTTTTCTGAATTTGATAATAAAAAACTGGAAGCTCATCAGCAGCAAAACCTTGATATGTTAATGGATATCCCATTGAAAGTATCCGTTGAATTAGGACGTACTAAAAAAACTATTAAGGAGATTCTGGAAATGGGATCTGGCTCTATTGTTGAACTGGATAAATTAGCAGGAGAGCCTGTAGATATTCATGTAAATGACAAATTAATAGCCAAGGGTGAGGTTGTCGTTATAGATGAAAACTTTGGTGTCCGGGTTACGGATATCGTAAGTCAGACAGAAAGAATACAAAAGCTCAGATAAGGGGGAAGGTAAAATGGCACATAAGGTATTAATTGTCGATGATGCAGCATTCATGAGAATGATGATAAAGGATATTCTGGAGAAAAATGACTTTGAAGTTGTTGGTGAAGCACAGGATGGAAACCAGGCTGTTGAAAAATATAAGGAATTACAGCCGGATTTAGTTACTCTTGATATTACGATGCCAGAAAAAGACGGCATAACCGCACTAAAAGAAATCAAGGAAAGTAATCCGGATGCAAAGATTATTATGTGTTCAGCAATGGGACAACAGGCCATGGTAATTGACGCGATTCAGGCAGGAGCAAAAGATTTTATTGTTAAACCTTTTCAGTCTGATCGCGTTATTGAGGCCATAAATAAAACGTTAGATATTTAATCGATTACGTGCGATAACGAAGTGGGGAAACGTTATGAACAGATATGTAAGGCCGATTCTATCATTAGTATTTATTTTTGTTTTATTCGTACAGCCGGTAAACCACAATTATGTACAGGCAGCTATGAATGTTGATGAATATTTCGACCAGAAACAAAACGAACAGCAAAAAGAAGAAAACAATGAGAGTCATTCTCCAGTCGAACAGGGACAGGAACAGGAATTACAGGCAGATAGCGGTTCTTTAATGGGGAATTTAATGAAAATGGTGTTTATGCTTC from Virgibacillus sp. MSP4-1 harbors:
- the fliY gene encoding flagellar motor switch phosphatase FliY gives rise to the protein MNLSNREEMLSQEEIDALLNGNQNLSEEKQSDEETSDSQEITDVERDALGEIGNISFGTSATTLSTLLNQKVEITTPAVSVVENKNLNDEFPHPHVAISVDYTDGFTGINLFVIKVEDAAIIADLMLGGDGTSPDTELNDIHLSAVQEAMNQMMGSAATSMSSIFDKRVDISPPSITLMDVNNDEGTDKIPDNDILVKVSFRLKVGELIDSNIMQLLPIDFAREFVDELLNGHADEQTQTEKPVQEDMTMNVQKDFDSVKEPVSSATNHSYSQEQIPASHTNQQHFGSERPVAEPNIQSAAFSEFDNKKLEAHQQQNLDMLMDIPLKVSVELGRTKKTIKEILEMGSGSIVELDKLAGEPVDIHVNDKLIAKGEVVVIDENFGVRVTDIVSQTERIQKLR
- a CDS encoding response regulator; the encoded protein is MAHKVLIVDDAAFMRMMIKDILEKNDFEVVGEAQDGNQAVEKYKELQPDLVTLDITMPEKDGITALKEIKESNPDAKIIMCSAMGQQAMVIDAIQAGAKDFIVKPFQSDRVIEAINKTLDI